In Argiope bruennichi chromosome 4, qqArgBrue1.1, whole genome shotgun sequence, the sequence ATATCCCTCTTTTGTCATCATATTTAATATAGGTTTTCCAGTGGTACCCTCTGACCATATTTTCACACTCCATGGATCACAAGAAGCAAATAATTGAGGGAAAAATGCGTTCCTTCTAATACTAAGGACAGGCCTATCTTCACAATCGAATAAAGCACCtaatttttctgaatcaaaatgaaatttgcgAGAAAACATGAGAATCTTTCCTTGTTCAGTCCCTAACATGAATACATCAGGCAGAGTAGGATCATACTCAACAGAACTCACGGTGCAAAGTTCTTGAAGGTTCGGGATTTTCGTTTTATCAGGATCTAATATTACAGTTTGTGTTGGTTTCGACAGATCTCTGGCATCCCAACTCATTACAGTTGCATCAATGGAGGCGCTAAAGAAGTCCATACCACTGCTGCTTTCGATGAATCTTATACCGGTTACCTTTTTAGAATGACTGTCCTTCACTGACGATAATTGTTGAGGCCGGTTTCCAGCTCGAATGTCCCACAGGGCTATTTGACCGCTGCTGTAGCCGCCAAGTAGCAAGTCGATATATCCAGGATTAAATTCAAGGCAATTAATAGACAGCTCTGGCTTCAAAACACAAAAGGGATGCAAGCAGTTTTCCAAATCCCAGACATAGGAGTCCAAGCAAATATCAGTGGCGGGAATATCAAGGCCATCAATTGAATACGCTGCAGCTATTTTGCGTGAATCTTCCGACCAACTTATATCTACCAATTTCCGGGCAATCTTATCTGGATCGCCGAATACATTCACAACCTGAAAGTCGATTTCAtccttttctttaattctttcacCTGAAAAGTATTCTTCATATATATCTATAGAATTATTCTCCATAATAACTTGCTCTACCACATCTGCGAGGGATTTAATACTATTGACGTAACCCTTGtccttttcgattttttttctgaatcttgtTACGCTGTCTTCATCTTCAATATCGACACCTGCTGGCCACCCTCCTTCGGTATGCTTCATGCCACGGCTCACAGTTGGATAAGAGACAGTATTCACTTCATGCGCGCAGAACTTTTTGGTGTTATCTACTTCTCTATCCATTGACGAAACCACGTAAAATTCATCTTGAAATTCTGGATCTGGATCAATGTCCACCAGCAAAATTGGACCAATATCGGTAAATGTACATGGTTTGCcgaattcctttcttttttgtgtataaatgtacgaaatatccatttttttcgtTTCAGGTTTATTTGTTTagaatgctttatatttaataagaaataataattcgctgtttttaatatgaataaacataatatattatttaaaaatttattcggtATTCTCGTGAATGTTTTGATGCCAAActgaaaggaaatatatattgattGACGACATCGATCTCGagcttgaaaaattattattttaaactatttagacagattttaaaactatttttaaactatagactgttaaaactatttttaaactatagactttaaaactatttttaaacagattttacatttattatgttatgtttactgatatttaaatatctgtataGGCATGGGGCAATTtgattaacaaacaaaaatatatttaaaaaaaaggctaaatAAATGACATAACTATGCAGATcaatttgtaattgaaattgtggaatgcataaaatgtttatcattagattacttttcatttattcatagaatattttacaGATGTTTTTAATTCCACTTGcaggatttctttcttttttatacaatttgtaTACGTTTTCTTTTACAATATCCTATTTGCCAAGTCCTTCGTCCTTGTGGAGTCTTTGGCGAAGGATGATCTAAGTATTGTATGTTTTGTCTTTCTTTGACCGGAAGTtcctcaatcaattgaaaaagaaaatcttttacaGATAATTCTTTGTACCTTCTATGTACAAAGAATTGTATAATTCTTTGTACTTATCTTTTACGGATAAATTCTTTGTACATTCTTTATGCATGAATGCCTCCTAAttctaaatcattcaaaaatagaaaGGCCATCAAATAAATGAATCTTTGATCAGTTGTTAATCAGTTATCTTAAAAAATAGAAGAacggtaaaaatattatttagaaattggaaaaatgcttCTTTACTAATAAGTagcctaaatttttatatttcagaatcagATTCGAAATTTATCATTACCAAAAACAGTTACATCTAtacatttctaaaact encodes:
- the LOC129965688 gene encoding dynein intermediate chain 3, ciliary-like, translated to MDREVDNTKKFCAHEVNTVSYPTVSRGMKHTEGGWPAGVDIEDEDSVTRFRKKIEKDKGYVNSIKSLADVVEQVIMENNSIDIYEEYFSGERIKEKDEIDFQVVNVFGDPDKIARKLVDISWSEDSRKIAAAYSIDGLDIPATDICLDSYVWDLENCLHPFCVLKPELSINCLEFNPGYIDLLLGGYSSGQIALWDIRAGNRPQQLSSVKDSHSKKVTGIRFIESSSGMDFFSASIDATVMSWDARDLSKPTQTVILDPDKTKIPNLQELCTVSSVEYDPTLPDVFMLGTEQGKILMFSRKFHFDSEKLGALFDCEDRPVLSIRRNAFFPQLFASCDPWSVKIWSEGTTGKPILNMMTKEGYYTDMDWNPSRASMLFATKTTGDIEVWDIPGKHSEPLSTIKLEKGPLNCLTADDEGRFLACGTVSGTIHLIEVPNHLRRSSKEELNAVAMTVGSDEPPEGKPRTERLVRKKRKKEKEFKFEDLWDPPEKAEVLKEEYETLYQKYPLFEETET